A window from Longimicrobiaceae bacterium encodes these proteins:
- a CDS encoding PAS domain S-box protein codes for MTAPLRVLSLEAGDLPTASLRHQPTLPESGFAWRACTLPEALEAVRGGEADCVLLDLDLPGSAGPDAVRAMAAAAPHVPVVVLSGAPGGEAALLAAREGAHDLVPKAEATPAMLGRAIRYAVERMRQQRELARRAAREGSLAELGRAAVAADDPGALVDRALGELRRALDADFTGLFEPLPGGGMLLRAGDGWPGGDPGSLTLPDDGGALFRVLASGALAVQEWDDQTPAPTPFAERGARACVAVPVPGRGGPAGVLVACSRTPGAFADGDGPFLEAAASVLGLAAERVRSEAASRELAGEQAARAQAEAVQRRFVELVQDLDAIVWEMDSGTGRFTFVSDHAEAVLGYPVREWLTDAGFWAAHIHPQDRAAALAFLRAAAERGTDHEFEYRMLAHDGRVVWVRDLVRAVPAPGGGAPVLRGVMVDVTALKRADASLAASEERFRTLAGSLEDVVFTLDRDLRHVGVFGRWPQRYGLTPAHFLGRPISQHFGPDASGVHEDAARRALRGEAAVYDWETRLGGRAVHFQTRMSPLTDASGAVVGVVGVGRDVTEQRLAERAVRESEERFRAVFRTSAVGIVLSGFDGRIERANPAFGAIVGREPAELARMPWIRLTHPDDVEPNLAYVREMERGLRDTFQLEKRYLRADGTAVWGRLSASAVRDAEGRPQHMVAMIEDVTEARRAREALEESQRFLRSTLDALASQIAILDERGVILEVNDAWRRFGESDGGTAPLEAGADYLAACGAETAAGIRGVLRGERDEFRTQYECGGPEGRRWFMMRVTHFAGPGPMRLVVSHIEVSERRRAEAALRESEERFRALVENLTDVISVMAPDGTLLSVSGSAVRTLGYDPADLEGRNAFDLVHPDDLETTRRVVAEAMADPGAAHGMEYRLCHAAGEWRVLESVITSLLDNPAVGGVVINSRDVTERNEAEAARRESEERFRSFFDHSIDAVLLTLATGPVVQANPAALRLFGYTEEEMLRTDRLQLTDPADPRVAEGMAHRQRTGSFRGEITLRRRDGSVFPGEIATAEFLGHDGVPNVSIVVRDATERNRAEAAARRMAAIVEASTDAIFGEALDGTVTSWNAGAERIYGWTAAEIVGTSIDCVVPPELRDESDSLRARAVAGERIVEHETVRLRRDGRRLRISLTVSPLVDERGVVAGIAAVARDVTGERQLQEQLRQAQKMEAVGRLAGGVAHDFNNLLTAISGNAEMLLMDMAPEDPLRADVEEIRAAGRRAAALTRQLLAFSRRQVLQPQVLDLNRHVAEMERLLTRLIGEDVRLRTRLDPSLAAVRADPGQLEQVVMNLVVNARDAMPGGGTLELATANLAIGEAPPPGIPYYVRGGEFVRLTVSDTGTGMDETTLSHLFEPFFTTKPQGRGTGLGLSTVYGIIKQSDGYVWAESRPGGGTVFTILLPRANEDAAPAVPAPARVQLRGTGTVLLVEDDPAVRGMIHRVLDRSGYVVIEADDGEQALRLAAAHHGPIDLMLTDVVMPGMSGRELARHLAPLRPETRVLYASGYTDDAIAHHGVLEAGMNLIEKPFSPDALIRRVQELIGGGE; via the coding sequence TGCTCTCGCTGGAAGCCGGCGACCTGCCGACGGCCTCGCTGCGCCATCAACCCACGCTCCCCGAGAGCGGCTTCGCGTGGCGCGCCTGCACGCTCCCCGAAGCGCTGGAGGCCGTGCGCGGCGGTGAGGCCGACTGCGTGCTGCTGGACCTGGACCTGCCGGGCTCGGCCGGGCCGGATGCGGTGCGCGCCATGGCCGCCGCCGCCCCGCACGTGCCCGTGGTGGTGCTCTCCGGCGCGCCCGGCGGCGAGGCCGCGCTGCTGGCCGCGCGCGAAGGCGCGCATGACCTCGTGCCCAAGGCCGAGGCGACGCCCGCCATGCTGGGCCGCGCCATCCGCTACGCGGTGGAGCGCATGCGGCAGCAGCGCGAGCTGGCCCGCCGCGCCGCGCGGGAAGGCTCGCTCGCCGAGCTGGGCCGCGCCGCCGTGGCGGCCGACGACCCCGGCGCCCTGGTTGACCGCGCTCTGGGCGAGCTGCGCCGCGCGTTGGACGCGGACTTCACGGGCCTGTTCGAGCCGCTGCCGGGCGGAGGCATGCTGCTGCGCGCCGGCGACGGCTGGCCGGGCGGCGACCCCGGCTCGCTTACTCTCCCGGACGACGGCGGCGCCCTGTTCCGCGTGCTGGCGTCGGGTGCCCTCGCCGTGCAGGAGTGGGACGACCAGACACCGGCGCCGACCCCGTTCGCCGAGCGCGGCGCCCGCGCCTGCGTGGCCGTGCCCGTGCCGGGGCGCGGCGGGCCGGCGGGCGTGCTGGTGGCGTGCTCGCGCACCCCCGGCGCGTTCGCGGACGGCGACGGGCCGTTCCTAGAGGCCGCCGCCTCGGTGCTGGGCCTGGCCGCCGAGCGCGTGCGCTCCGAGGCCGCCTCCCGAGAGCTGGCCGGGGAGCAGGCCGCCCGCGCCCAGGCCGAGGCCGTGCAGCGCCGGTTCGTGGAGCTCGTGCAGGACCTGGACGCCATCGTCTGGGAGATGGACTCCGGCACCGGCCGCTTCACCTTCGTGAGCGACCACGCCGAGGCCGTGCTGGGCTACCCCGTGCGCGAGTGGCTCACCGACGCCGGCTTCTGGGCCGCGCACATCCACCCGCAGGACCGCGCCGCCGCCCTCGCCTTCCTGCGCGCGGCCGCCGAGCGGGGGACGGACCACGAGTTCGAGTACCGCATGCTGGCGCACGACGGGCGCGTGGTGTGGGTGCGCGACCTGGTGCGCGCGGTGCCCGCCCCCGGCGGCGGCGCCCCCGTGCTGCGCGGCGTGATGGTGGACGTGACCGCCCTCAAGCGCGCAGACGCCTCGCTGGCCGCCAGCGAAGAGCGCTTCCGCACGCTGGCGGGCTCGCTCGAGGACGTGGTCTTCACCCTGGACCGCGACCTCCGCCACGTGGGCGTCTTCGGGCGGTGGCCGCAGCGCTACGGGCTCACGCCCGCGCACTTCCTGGGCAGGCCCATCAGCCAGCACTTCGGCCCCGACGCCTCGGGCGTGCACGAGGACGCCGCGCGCCGGGCGCTGCGGGGCGAGGCCGCCGTGTACGACTGGGAGACGCGGCTGGGCGGGCGCGCCGTGCACTTCCAGACCCGCATGTCGCCGCTCACCGACGCCTCGGGCGCGGTGGTGGGCGTGGTGGGCGTGGGCCGCGACGTCACCGAGCAGCGCCTGGCCGAGCGCGCCGTGCGCGAGAGCGAGGAGCGCTTCCGCGCCGTCTTCCGCACCTCGGCCGTCGGCATCGTGCTCTCGGGGTTCGACGGGCGCATCGAGCGGGCGAACCCCGCCTTCGGCGCCATCGTGGGCCGCGAGCCGGCCGAGCTGGCGCGGATGCCGTGGATCCGGCTCACCCACCCCGACGACGTGGAGCCCAACCTCGCGTACGTGCGCGAGATGGAGCGGGGCCTGCGCGACACCTTCCAGCTGGAGAAGCGCTACCTGCGGGCCGACGGCACCGCCGTGTGGGGCCGCCTCTCCGCATCGGCCGTGCGGGACGCCGAAGGGCGGCCCCAGCACATGGTGGCGATGATCGAGGACGTCACCGAGGCGCGCCGGGCCCGCGAGGCGCTCGAGGAGTCGCAGCGCTTCCTCCGCTCCACGCTCGACGCGCTGGCCTCGCAGATCGCCATCCTCGACGAGCGCGGCGTGATCCTGGAGGTGAACGACGCCTGGCGGCGCTTCGGCGAGTCGGACGGCGGCACCGCCCCGCTGGAGGCGGGCGCCGACTACCTCGCCGCCTGTGGCGCCGAGACCGCGGCGGGCATCCGCGGAGTGCTGCGCGGCGAGCGCGACGAGTTCCGCACGCAGTACGAGTGCGGCGGGCCCGAGGGGCGGCGCTGGTTCATGATGCGCGTGACCCACTTCGCCGGCCCCGGCCCCATGCGGCTGGTGGTGAGCCACATCGAGGTGTCGGAGCGGCGCCGGGCCGAGGCCGCCCTGCGCGAGAGCGAGGAGCGCTTCCGGGCGCTGGTGGAGAACCTCACCGACGTGATCTCGGTGATGGCGCCCGACGGCACCCTCCTCTCCGTCTCCGGCTCGGCGGTGCGCACCCTCGGCTACGACCCCGCCGACCTGGAGGGCCGCAACGCCTTCGACCTGGTGCATCCCGACGACCTGGAGACGACCCGCCGCGTGGTGGCCGAGGCGATGGCCGACCCCGGCGCGGCGCACGGCATGGAGTACCGCCTGTGCCACGCGGCGGGCGAGTGGCGCGTGCTGGAGTCGGTGATCACCAGCCTGCTCGACAACCCCGCGGTGGGCGGCGTGGTGATCAACTCGCGCGACGTCACCGAGCGCAACGAGGCCGAGGCCGCGCGCCGCGAGAGCGAGGAGCGCTTCCGCTCCTTCTTCGACCACAGCATCGACGCCGTGCTGCTCACGCTGGCCACGGGGCCGGTCGTGCAGGCCAACCCCGCCGCGCTGCGGCTCTTCGGGTACACCGAAGAGGAGATGCTGCGCACCGACCGGCTGCAGCTCACCGACCCGGCCGACCCGCGCGTGGCCGAGGGGATGGCGCACCGGCAGCGCACGGGCAGCTTCCGCGGCGAGATCACGCTGCGCCGCCGCGACGGCAGCGTCTTCCCCGGCGAGATCGCCACGGCCGAGTTCCTGGGGCACGACGGCGTGCCCAACGTGAGCATCGTGGTGCGCGACGCGACCGAGCGGAACCGCGCCGAGGCCGCCGCCCGCCGCATGGCCGCCATCGTGGAGGCCAGCACCGACGCCATCTTCGGCGAGGCGCTCGACGGCACCGTCACCAGCTGGAACGCCGGCGCCGAGCGCATCTACGGCTGGACCGCGGCAGAGATCGTGGGCACCTCCATCGACTGCGTGGTGCCCCCCGAGCTGCGCGACGAGTCCGACTCGCTGCGGGCGCGCGCCGTGGCGGGCGAGCGCATCGTGGAGCACGAGACGGTGCGCCTGCGCCGCGACGGCCGGCGGCTGCGCATCTCCCTGACCGTCTCGCCGCTGGTGGACGAGCGCGGCGTGGTGGCCGGCATCGCCGCCGTGGCGCGCGACGTCACCGGCGAGCGGCAGCTTCAGGAGCAGCTGCGGCAGGCGCAGAAGATGGAGGCCGTGGGGCGGCTGGCGGGCGGCGTGGCGCACGACTTCAACAACCTGCTCACCGCCATCTCCGGCAACGCCGAGATGCTGCTGATGGACATGGCGCCCGAGGACCCGCTGCGCGCCGACGTAGAGGAGATCCGCGCCGCCGGCCGCCGCGCCGCCGCGCTCACCCGGCAGCTGCTGGCCTTCTCGCGCCGCCAGGTGCTGCAGCCCCAGGTGCTGGACCTGAACCGCCACGTCGCCGAGATGGAGCGCCTGCTCACCCGCCTCATCGGCGAGGACGTGCGGCTGCGCACCCGCCTGGACCCGTCGCTGGCCGCCGTGCGCGCCGACCCAGGCCAGCTGGAGCAGGTGGTCATGAACCTGGTGGTGAACGCCCGCGACGCCATGCCCGGCGGCGGCACGCTGGAGCTGGCCACCGCCAACCTCGCCATCGGCGAGGCGCCTCCGCCCGGCATCCCGTACTACGTGCGTGGCGGCGAGTTCGTGCGTCTCACCGTGTCCGACACGGGCACGGGGATGGACGAGACCACGCTCTCGCACCTCTTCGAGCCGTTCTTCACCACCAAGCCGCAGGGGCGCGGCACCGGGCTGGGCCTGTCCACCGTGTACGGCATCATCAAGCAGAGCGACGGCTACGTGTGGGCCGAGAGCCGGCCGGGCGGCGGCACCGTCTTCACCATCCTGCTCCCGCGCGCGAACGAGGACGCGGCGCCCGCCGTTCCCGCACCGGCGCGCGTGCAACTGCGCGGCACGGGCACGGTGCTGCTGGTGGAGGACGACCCGGCCGTGCGCGGCATGATCCACCGCGTGCTGGACCGCAGCGGCTACGTGGTCATCGAAGCCGACGACGGCGAGCAGGCGCTGCGCCTGGCCGCCGCCCACCACGGGCCCATCGACCTGATGCTCACCGACGTGGTGATGCCGGGGATGAGCGGGCGCGAGCTGGCCCGGCACCTCGCGCCGCTGCGGCCCGAGACGCGTGTGCTGTACGCCAGCGGCTACACCGACGACGCCATCGCCCACCACGGTGTGCTGGAGGCCGGCATGAACCTCATCGAGAAGCCCTTCTCGCCGGACGCCCTCATCCGCCGCGTCCAGGAGCTCATCGGCGGGGGCGAATAG